The segment ACAAGCCGAAACACAGTAACCGTTCTTCGGGATGGTTGGTGTGTTGTGGTTGATTTTGTCGGGAATTAGATTTCTCTAAAGGTTTACACCTACTGGCCGTTGGCTGGTTGGGTGTGTTTGGCCTTTGATGGAGAGTTTGATCCTGGCTCAGGACGAACGCTGGCGGCGTGCTTAACACATGCAAGTCGAACGCACCGCATCCTTTCGGGGGTGTTGGTGAGTGGCGAACGGGTGAGGAACACGTGAGTAACCTGCCCCTGACTTTGGGATAAGCCCGGGAAACTGGGTCTAATACCGAATGTTCACTCTTCTCCGCATGGTGGAGGGTGGAAAGGATTCGTCTGGTCGGGGATGGGCTCGCGGCCTATCAGCTTGTTGGTGGGGTGATGGCCTACCAAGGCGGTGACGGGTAGCCGGCCTGAGAGGGCGACCGGCCACACTGGGACTGAGACACGGCCCAGACTCCTGCGGGAGGCAGCAGTGGGGAATTTTGCGCAATGGGCGAAAGCCTGACGCAGCGACGCCGCGTGGGGGATGACGGCCTTCGGGTTGTAAACCTCTTTTCCTTTTGGCGTAGGCCACGGTTTCTGCCGTGGTTGACGGTAGGAGGGGAATAAGGACCGGCTAACTACGTGCCAGCAGCCGCGGTAATACGTAGGGTCCGAGCGTTGTCCGGAATTATTGGGCGTAAAGAGCTCGTAGGCGGCGTGTCACGTCTGCTGTGAAAGCCCGGAGCTTAACTCCGGGTGTGCAGTGGATACGGGCGTGCTTGAGGAAGGTAGGGGAGACTGGAATTCCTGGTGTAGCGGTGAAATGCGCAGATATCAGGAGGAACACCGGTGGCGAAGGCGGGTCTCTGGGCCTTTCCTGACGCTGAGGAGCGAAAGCGTGGGGAGCGAACAGGATTAGATACCCTGGTAGTCCACGCTGTAAACGTTGGGCGCTAGGTGTGGGACCTTTCCACGGGTTCTGTGCCGCAGCTAACGCATTAAGCGCCCCGCCTGGGGAGTACGGCCGCAAGGCTAAAACTCAAAGGAATTGACGGGGGCCCGCACAAGCGGCGGAGCATGTTGCTTAATTCGACGCAACGCGAAGAACCTTACCAAGGTTTGACATCGCCCTTATATCCACAGAGATGTGGTGCCCTTCGGGGGTGGGTGACAGGTGGTGCATGGCTGTCGTCAGCTCGTGTCGTGAGATGTTGGGTTAAGTCCCGCAACGAGCGCAACCCTTGTTCCATGTTGCCAGCACGTCATGGTGGGGACTCATGGGAGACTGCCGGGGTCAACTCGGAGGAAGGTGGGGATGACGTCAAGTCATCATGCCCCTTATGCCTTGGGCTGCAAACATGCTACAATGGCCGGTACAGCGGGGTGCGAAGCCGTGAGGTGGAGCGAATCCCGAAAAGCCGGTCTCGGTTCGGATCGGGGTCTGCAACTCGACCCTGTGAAGGTGGAGTCGCTAGTAATCGCGGATCAGCATTGCCGCGGTGAATACGTTCCCGGGCCTTGTACACACCGCCCGTCACGTCATGAAAGTTGGTAACACCCGAAGCGTGTGTCCCAACCCGTAAGGGAGGGAGCGCGCGAAGGTGGGACCGGCGATTGGGACGAAGTCGTAACAAGGTAGCCGTACCGGAAGGTGCGGCTGGATCACCTCCTTTCTAAGGAGCCTTAACCAGAAGGTGTGTGTTGACTCGTTTTCACCAAGAAGACGGGAACCACACCCGGTGGCTCGAAAGTGGACACACACCCACGGGTGTGTGGGGTGCGAGAACTTACGGTCCTCCACGATGACTCCCTTTTGCGGGGTTGTGGTGGGGGGCGCGCTGTTGGGCTCTGAAGAAGCCACTATCCGCAGGCCGGTTGGTTTGTGGCGGTTGGTTTCTTGGGCTGCTTCTGCTGGCTTCCTGTGTTGGGGGGGGGTTGGTGGGGGTGGGCTCTGGGGTTTTGGTTTGTGGATAGTGTGCGCGAGTGTCTTGTTGTTGTGGTGGTCAAGTGAGTGTGGCATACGGTGGATGCCTTGGCACCAGGCGCCGATGAAGGACGTGGGAGGCCGCGATAGTCCACGGGGAGTTGTCAACCGGGCGTTGATCCGTGGGTGTCCGAATGGGGAAACCTGGCTCGAGTCATGTCGAGTCGCTGCCGTCTGAATGTATAGGGCGGTTGGTGGTGACGCGGGGAAGTGAAACATCTCAGTACCCGTAGGAAGAGAAAACAATACGTGATTCCCTGAGTAGTGGTGAGCGAAAGGGGATGGTGGCTAAACCATGCGCGTGTGATAGGCGGCGGCCGTTGCGTGTGTGGGGTTGTGGGAGCATGCTGGATCCTTCTGCCGGAGGGTCGCGTTGGTGGTTCTTTTAGTCGAAGTCGTTGGGATGCGACGCCGGAGTGGGTGAGAGTCCCGTAGGCGAAGGAAGAGTCATTGGTGTGGGTGTGTTTCCCGAGTAGCGCGGGGCTCGAGGAATCCCGTGTGAATCTGGCAGGACCATCTGTCAAGCCTGAATACGTCCTGGTGACCGATAGTGGATTGAGTACCGTGAGGGAATGGTGAAAAGTGCCCCGGTGAGGGGTTGTGAAATAGTTCCTGAAACCGTGTGCTGTCAAGCCATCAGAGCCTGATGCTTTTGTGTTGGGTGATGGTGTGCCTTTTGAAGAATGAGCCTGCGAGTCATGCTGTGTGGCGAGGTTAACCCGTGTGGGGGAGCCGTAGCGAAAGCGAGTCTTAAATGGGCGTCTGAGTCGCGTGGTGTGGACCCGAAGCGGAGTGATCTACCCATGTCCAGGGTGAGGCGGCTGTAAGAGGTCGTGGAGGCCCGAACCCACCGGGGTTGAAAACCCGGGGGATGAGGTGTGGGTAGGGGTGAAAGGCCAATCAAACTCCGTGATAGCTGGTTCTCCCCGAAATGCATTTAGGTGCAGCGTTGTGTGGTTCTTGGCGTGTGGTAGAGCGACTGGTTGGTTGATGGGCCCGCGAGGGTTACTGATGTCAGCTAAACTCCGAATGCCGTCAAGTGGAGCATGGCAGTGAGACTGCGGGGGATAAGCTTCGTGGTCGAGAGGGAAACAGCCCAGATCTCCGGTTAAGGCCCCTAAGGGTGTGCTGAGTGGGTAAGGTTGTGGAGTTGCAGAGACAGCCAGGAGGTTGGCTTAGAAGCAGCCATCCTTGAAAGAGTGCGTAATAGCTCACTGGTCGAGTGGTTCTGCGCCGACGATGTAGCGGGGCTAAGCACACCGCCGAAACCGAGAAGCTAGCCTTTGTGGCTGGTTGGTAGGGGAGCGTCCTTCACGCGGTGAAGCATTGGTGTGAACCGGTGTGGAGTGTGGGGGAGTGAGAATGCAGGCATGAGTAGCGAAACCAACGTGAGAAACGTTGGCGCCGATTGACTAAGGGTTCCTGGGGCAGGTTAATCCGCCCAGGGTGAGTCGGGGCCTAAGGCGAGGCCGACAGGCGTAGTCGATGGATGACGGGTTGATATTCCCGTACCCGCATACACGCGCCCGATACTGAAACTCTCGATACTAACCATGGAATCGTGCTTCGCTCCCTTCGGGGGGTGTTGTTGTGGTTCTGTGGGACCTGAGGGGGGAGTAGGTAAGTGATGGGGTGACGCAGAGGGGTAGCTCTACCCGGCGATGGTTGTCCGGGGGTAAGCGTGTAGCCCGAGGCCTAGGTAAATCCGGGTCTCATAGGGGTGAGGCGTGATGCCGAGCCGTTGTGGTGAAGTGAGTGATCCCGTGCTGCCGAGAAAAGCCTCTAGCGAGTGTGTGTGCGGCCCGTACCCGAAACCGACGCAGGTGGTCAGGTTGAGTAGACCGAGGCGTTCGGGTGAACCATGGTTAAGGAACTCGGCAAATTGTCCCCGTAACTTCGGGAGAAGGGGAGCCCCGGCCGGTGATACGCCGTGCGTGTTGAGCTGGTGGGGGTCGCAGAGGCCAGGGAGAAGCGACTGTTTATTAAAAACACAGGTCCGTGCGAAGCCGTAAGGCGCGGTATACGGACTGACGCCTGCCCGGTGCCGGAACGTTAACAGGACTGGTTAACCCTTTGGGGTGAAGCTGGGAATGTAAGCGCCGGTAAACGGCGGTGGTAACTATAACCATCCTAAGGTAGCGAAATTCCTTGTCGGGTAAGTTCCGACCTGCACGAATGGCGTAACGACTTCTCCGCTGTCTCAACCATGGGCCCGGTGAAATTGCACTACGAGTAAAGATGCTCGTTTCGCGCAGCAGGACGGAAAGACCCCGGGACCTTCACTGCAGCTTGGTATTGGTGTTTGGGTGGGTTTGTGCAGGATAGGTGGGAGCCGGTGAAACCTTCACGCTAGTGGGGGTGGAGGCGTTGGTGAGATACCACTCTGATCTTCTTGGGCACCTCAACCTCGGTCCGTGATCCGGATCAGGGACAGTGCTTGGTGGGCAGTTTAACTGGGGCGGTTGCCTCCCAAACGGTAACGGAGGCGCCCAAAGGTTCCCTCGGCCTGGTTGGAAACCAGGTGGTGAGTGTAAGTGCTTAAGGGAGCTTGACTGTGACACTGACGGGTGGAGCAGGTGCGAAAGCAGGGACTAGTGATCCGGCACTCCCGTATGGAAGGGGTGTCGCTCAACGGCTAAAAGGTACCCCGGGGATAACAGGCTGATCTTCCCCAAGAGTCCGTATCGACGGGATGGTTTGGCACCTCGATGTCGGCTCGTCGCATCCTGGGGCTGAAGCGGGTCCCAAGGGTTGGGCTGTTCGCCCATTAAAGCGGCACGCGAGCTGGGTTTAGAACGTCGTGAGACAGTTCGGTCCCTATCCGCTGCGCGCGTTGGAGACTTGACAGGAGCTGTCCCTAGTACGAGAGGACCGGGATGGACGAACCTCTGGTGTGCCAGTTGTCCCGCCAGGGGCATGGCTGGTTGGCTACGTTCGGAACGGATAACCGCTGAAAGCATCTAAGCGGGAAGCCGTCCTGGAGATGAGGTCTCCCACCACCTTTGAGTGGGTAAGGCCCCCTAGAGACCATGGGGTTGACAGGCCAGACGTGGAAGCCCAGCAATGGGTGGAGCTGACTGGTGCTGATAGGCCGAGGGCTTGCCCACCACAACACACTGGACACTCGCGCACACGAATCAAGCACACACCCCCCGCACGCACACACGCGTGCACGGGAGCACCCCACACCAGGGTGTGTGAACCGCGAACCACACGAACGTGCGGTGGTGACAGCGGAAGGGAAACACCCGGACCCATTCCGAACCCGGCAGTTAAGCCTTCCAGCGCCGATGGTACTACCCCCACGCCGGGGCGGGAGAGTAGGACACCGCCGCACAACACCACACGATTTGAGGCCCTGCCGATCCAGAACACCTGGACCGACAGGGCCTCAAACGCATACCCACACAACCCCTCGTCAACCACGCCATCAACGGCTGTCATCTGCCTGCTATTGCTCAGTCGCTCGCATCTCGTCTGATTCCGGGGTCTCCGGGTGTCGCCAGATCCACAGGATGGACGCGAGGAGGCCGCCCCACACGACGGTGAGGGCGATGACCATCATGACGATGGCGGATGCGGACATGAGCTTTCCCTCCGCTGCTGGCGCGAACGCGCCATATCTTCTCGTTATCACTTGCGCACGTCCGGAACCGGGCCGACATCCCGCTTCCACAGAATCGCTGTGAGGAGCACCGCGACCGCGATCGCGCCAACGGCGACCCCACCGCCGCCGAAGACCAGCAGCACCACTGGGTAGCCTTCGTAGGGTTCGGAGAACTCGGTCCACAGGTTGGTCGCGATCAGCAGCGTCAGCACGATCGGCGTGATGACGCCGAGGCAGATCTTCCACCAGAGTGTCAGCCGGATGCTGGAGTACTCCTCGATGTGCCCTTGGAGGTCCGGGAGGCGCCGCAGCGCCCACGCCACGACGACGACCTGCACGAGCGCCGCGGCCACGATTCCGTACTGGTTGATGAACCGGTCGGCGACGTCCAGCAGGGTGAGGCCCTGGTCCGTGGGATACACCGCCAAGGAGATCACTGCGGGGACGCCGCCGCCGATGAGGGTCGCCGTGAGCCTCCGCAGCCCGAAGCGGTCCTGCAGCGCCGCTACGACGACCTGCATGATGCTGATCAGGGAGGTGATGCCGGCGACGGCCAGGGAGAGGAAGAACAGGACCCCGAACAGCCCACCGAGCGGCATGGTGGCGATGACCTGCGGGAAGGCGATGAATGCCAGCCCCACGCCCTGCTCCACGACGCCCTGGACGGGGGCGTCCACCTGGAGGGCCATGAAGCCCAGTGTGGCGAAGATACCGATCCCGGCCAGTAGCTCGAACGAACTGTTGGCGAGTCCCACCACGAACGCGTTCCCGGTGAGGTCGGCCTTGCGGCGCAGGTAGGAGGCGTAGGTGATCATGATCCCGAAGCCGATGGACATCGAGAAGAACACCTGGCCGTAGGCGATCAGCCAGACCTGGCCCTCGGCCATCGCGGACCAGTCCGGTTCGAAGAGTGCGCTGAGTCCGGCACCCGCACCCTCGAGGGTGACGGCCCGGATCACCAGGGCGCCGAACAGCACGATCAGCAGGGGGATGAAGATCCGGTTGGCGCGTTCGATGCCGCGTCGGATCCCGGACAGCAGGATGATCAGCGTGACCACCCAGACCAGGAGCAGGGTCAGTCCGATGTCCGCGGCGTAGCTCTGGACCATCCCGGGTTCCGCCGCGCGAAGGTAGTCCTCGGCGAAGAACGTCTCCGGGTTCTCCCGCCATTGTGCGGTGTTCCGGGGGATGAGGGAGAACGACGCGTACTGCAGGGCCCAGGCGATGATGACGGCGTAGTAGGTCCCGATGACGAAGCAGATCGCCACCTGCCACCATCCGATGCCTTCGGCGGGGCGGCTCAGACGCCGCAGGGCGACGGGCGGTGAGCCGTGGTAGCGGTGCCCAATGGAGTAGCACAGGATCAACAGCGGCAGACCGGCGGTCAACAGCGCGATCAGGTAGGGGACGATGAACGCTCCACCGCCGCCTTCGTAGGCGGCGTAGGGGAACCGCCAGATGTTGCCGAGGCCGATGGCGGACCCCATGGCGGCGAGCAGGAAGCCGGCTCTGGTTCCCCACTGTTCACGGACCTGCCCAGCCATGTCACTCCATGAGGTTCGACGACTACTAAAGGCGACGTTAGCAGTGTGGCCTCCTCGGGGGTAGAAGGCGCGAGGACGTTCCGCGCCGTTGGCGTGGGGACGGGCTGTGTGCGCACACTTGCCTTGTCCGTGGTGATTGAGCGCTGAGGAGTCCCCATGCGGTGTGTTGGGAACGCGGAAGTCCGCCGGTTGGTCACGATGGAGCGGGCCGTCGACGCGTTGCGCAGCACGTTCACCGAGATCGGTCGATCGGCCAGCCCGGTGTTCGACTGTCCGCCGCGGCTCGCGTTGGGTGACGGGGCGACGTTGGTGATGACGGCGCGGCACGTCCCCACGGGTGCCACGGTCACGAAGTCACTGAGTGTGGAGCTTTCCCGGGACCCCGCGATCGTGGGCTCGGTGGCGTGGATGGATCCGCTGCGAACGGAGCCGCTGGTGGTCGAGGCCGCCGCGGTGACCACGCTACGGACGGGTGCGATCGCCGGCCTCGGTACGGATCTGCTGGCGCCGCCGGACGCGGACCGGATGGCGATCGTCGGGTCGGGTGCTCAGGCCCCCGACCAGGTGCGGGCGGTGCACGCGGTGCGCCCGCTGCGCGAGCTTCGTGTCGTGAGTCGCCGACCGGAGAACGCCGAGAGGTTGGCCGCCTCCCTACGTCCCGAGCTCCCGGGTACCGCGATCACGGTCGCGTCCACGGTCCGGGACGCGGTCGCGGACATGCCCATCGTGACGTGTGCGACGTCGGCCGCCGAACCAGTGCTGGACACCGTGGACCTCGCCCCCGACGCGCACGTCAACGGGATCGGCTCGTTCCGGCCGTCCATGCGGGAGCTGCCGGAGGACCTGTTGGCGGGTGCCGAGGTGGTCATGGTGGAACAGCGTGCGGCCGCGCTCGAGGAGTCGGGGGAGATCCGGCACGCCGTCACGACCGGAGGCCTGAGGAAGGACGACGTTCGGGAACTTCCCGACGTGCTCCGGGAGCCGTGGCAGCGGAGCGGGGGGCGGACCGTGTTCAAGTCCGTGGGGGTCGGAATCCACGACTGGGCGGTGACACGTCTCATCGCCGAGACGCTCGACATGCCTGGTGTGGATTCCGCGGACGTCTGACGTAGGGCCGTGGCCGCTGGTCTGGTGGTGGCCTACCTTCCCGCGGGGCGCAACCGTTCGATCGCCTCGGCGGAGCCCAGCGAGCCCGCGGTGCCGAGTTCGAAGTTGGCCATCGCCGCGGCGTGCGCGTTCTCGTCGGCGGCGGTGACACAGTCCGCGATGACGTGCACGAAGAACCCGAGGTCGGTGGCGTGCCGCGCGGTCTGTTCCACGGTGAGGTTGGTCGCCACCCCGGTGAGGAGGAGTGTGGTGATCCCCTGGTGCGTGAGCCATTCCGCGAGGTCGTTCCCGGCGAGACCGGAGAGCTTCTGGTTGTCGACGA is part of the Spiractinospora alimapuensis genome and harbors:
- a CDS encoding methionine/alanine import family NSS transporter small subunit, which encodes MSASAIVMMVIALTVVWGGLLASILWIWRHPETPESDEMRATEQ
- a CDS encoding sodium-dependent transporter, producing MAGQVREQWGTRAGFLLAAMGSAIGLGNIWRFPYAAYEGGGGAFIVPYLIALLTAGLPLLILCYSIGHRYHGSPPVALRRLSRPAEGIGWWQVAICFVIGTYYAVIIAWALQYASFSLIPRNTAQWRENPETFFAEDYLRAAEPGMVQSYAADIGLTLLLVWVVTLIILLSGIRRGIERANRIFIPLLIVLFGALVIRAVTLEGAGAGLSALFEPDWSAMAEGQVWLIAYGQVFFSMSIGFGIMITYASYLRRKADLTGNAFVVGLANSSFELLAGIGIFATLGFMALQVDAPVQGVVEQGVGLAFIAFPQVIATMPLGGLFGVLFFLSLAVAGITSLISIMQVVVAALQDRFGLRRLTATLIGGGVPAVISLAVYPTDQGLTLLDVADRFINQYGIVAAALVQVVVVAWALRRLPDLQGHIEEYSSIRLTLWWKICLGVITPIVLTLLIATNLWTEFSEPYEGYPVVLLVFGGGGVAVGAIAVAVLLTAILWKRDVGPVPDVRK
- a CDS encoding ornithine cyclodeaminase family protein — translated: MRCVGNAEVRRLVTMERAVDALRSTFTEIGRSASPVFDCPPRLALGDGATLVMTARHVPTGATVTKSLSVELSRDPAIVGSVAWMDPLRTEPLVVEAAAVTTLRTGAIAGLGTDLLAPPDADRMAIVGSGAQAPDQVRAVHAVRPLRELRVVSRRPENAERLAASLRPELPGTAITVASTVRDAVADMPIVTCATSAAEPVLDTVDLAPDAHVNGIGSFRPSMRELPEDLLAGAEVVMVEQRAAALEESGEIRHAVTTGGLRKDDVRELPDVLREPWQRSGGRTVFKSVGVGIHDWAVTRLIAETLDMPGVDSADV